A genomic region of Zygotorulaspora mrakii chromosome 7, complete sequence contains the following coding sequences:
- the COM2 gene encoding Com2p (similar to Saccharomyces cerevisiae YER130C; ancestral locus Anc_8.144), which translates to MSYMIDLPLTRVESNGTVVSMGLDHYNLQLIPNKQLNEQHPGQSYQGRSDQTVNNDLTGNTMIATARTGSESLSALKNSAYANISANNSNSNVAFQRMTMFDDFFDLHNLPVERKVSNNNLSTRNLDTEQEQAQSRRLSISEYDADNAGYYEYEFLGNNRLVADNDDDIMISDNELSNVNQPANPATRDVFQFEMNFDSINNNNNSNNNNDNHNNNSNSNSNDNTNGSEQVFLPRDPILNIYNGIEQQSPLPQKKRVKDYFKLNIFGNSSSSSGNNGNNSNNSDEKRYFWSRNPMKRKNNIALHRSGAIAYDDGEDDADVDDVLVSDGIEEIEEVKNLHDIFNVSNGIQVEETVINPSQLISHQQDFYYDNKKSSVDNEMDDYDYDYEDDEGLEGISPTIQPMAQLTVFGSVGDINSANSNSTSSSITAVTPIPAATAITKKKLINMPKTRGRKQSPIPDASKHFACEYCDRRFKRQEHLKRHIRSLHMCEKPFDCHICGKKFSRSDNLNQHIKTHTHQH; encoded by the coding sequence ATGTCATATATGATTGATTTACCCTTGACGAGGGTGGAATCCAACGGCACGGTCGTGAGTATGGGGCTGGACCACTACAATTTGCAGCTTATACCAAACAAACAGTTGAATGAGCAGCACCCAGGGCAGAGCTACCAGGGCCGGAGCGACCAAACGGTCAACAATGATCTCACGGGCAATACGATGATTGCGACAGCTCGGACTGGCAGCGAGAGTTTAAGCGCGCTCAAGAACAGCGCTTACGCCAATATCAGCGccaacaacagcaacagtAATGTTGCCTTTCAGAGAATGACAATGTTcgatgatttttttgatctgcATAACTTGCCGGTTGAAAGGAAAGTCTCGAACAATAATCTCAGCACTAGAAATCTCGACACGGAGCAGGAGCAGGCTCAAAGTCGAAGGCTTTCGATATCAGAATACGACGCTGATAATGCAGGATATTACGAATACGAGTTCTTGGGGAACAATCGCCTCGTGGCcgataatgatgatgatataaTGATAAGCGATAATGAACTGTCAAACGTTAACCAACCGGCAAACCCTGCGACCCGAGACGTCTTTCAGTTCGAGATGAACTTTGATTCaattaataataataacaatagtaataacaataatgataatcataataataatagtaataGTAATAGTAATGACAACACAAATGGTAGTGAACAGGTTTTCTTACCGCGGGATCCAATTTTAAATATTTACAATGGGATTGAGCAGCAATCTCCACTGcctcaaaagaaaagggTCAAGGACTATTTCAAACTGAATATATTTGGTAACAGCAGTAGTTCAAGTGGTAATAATGGCAACAACAGTAATAAcagtgatgaaaagagataTTTTTGGAGTAGAAATCCCATGAAGCGGAAAAATAATATCGCACTGCATAGAAGCGGTGCTATCGCGTACGATGATGGTGAAGACGATGCTGATGTCGATGACGTACTCGTCAGCGATGGCATTGAAGAGATAGAAGAGGTGAAAAATCTCcatgatatttttaatgTTAGTAATGGGATTCAAGTTGAGGAAACCGTTATAAACCCATCTCAGCTAATATCACATCAACAAGATTTTTACTATGATAACAAGAAGAGTAGCGTAGATAACGAAATGGATGATTACGACTACGACTACGAAGATGACGAGGGTCTTGAGGGTATTTCACCCACTATACAGCCCATGGCACAGTTGACTGTGTTCGGATCTGTCGGTGACATTAACTCTGCAAACTCAAACTCAACCTCCTCTTCCATAACAGCAGTAACACCAATACCGGCTGCAACGGCAAtaactaaaaaaaaattgataaatatGCCAAAGACAAGAGGTAGAAAACAGTCACCAATTCCTGATGCTTCAAAACATTTTGCTTGTGAATATTGTGATAGAAGATTCAAGCGTCAAGAACACCTAAAGAGACATATTAGATCCCTGCACATGTGTGAAAAACCGTTTGATTGTCATATTTGCggtaaaaaatttagtAGAAGTGACAATTTAAATCAACATATAAAAACTCACACACATCAACACTAG
- the MND1 gene encoding Mnd1p (similar to Saccharomyces cerevisiae MND1 (YGL183C); ancestral locus Anc_8.143), with translation MPPKRVVVTMEEKKARLLKFFQDEYSFYTMKELEKLVPKKCAGVSPMIVKDLIQQMIDEDGLITVEKCGNINVYWCFKNQIFQKIYDNCLRLSKQIDTTVQEVSEMKKNLEKTRDTDRCMLSYGSEGSVVFDREEQMRKSAEIAEKLKPLQLRFQQLSESRWSDKSIIEKRESIVKQLDQINSFADDIEIIIEYFSEKYHIESKLIKKELEIPEEFEEFEIQFCNL, from the exons atg CCGCCCAAGAGAGTGGTAGTTACCAtggaagagaaaaaagctcgtcttttgaaattcttccaGGACGAGTACTCTTTTTACACTATGAAGGAGCTAGAGAAATTAGTCCCAAAAAAGTGTGCCGGGGTGTCGCCAATGATAGTGAAAGATCTCATTCAGCAGAtgattgatgaagatggaCTGATaacagttgaaaaatgtggCAATATTAATGTCTACTGGTGTTTCAAAAACCAAATTTTCCAGAAAATTTATGACAATTGCTTGAGGCTTAGTAAACAAATCGATACCACTGTCCAGGAAGTTAGcgaaatgaagaaaaatctcGAGAAAACAAGAGATACTGATAGATGTATGTTGTCATATGGTTCCGAAGGCTCTGTCGTATTTGATAGAGAAGAGCAAATGAGAAAGAGTGCTGAAATTGCAGAAAAATTAAAACCTTTACAGTTGAGATTCCAGCAGCTTTCTGAAAGCAGATGGAGCGATAAGAGTATCATAGAAAAGAGAGAGAGTATCGTTAAACAACTTGATCAGATTAACTCCTTTGCAGATGACATTGAGATcataattgaatatttcagtGAAAAGTATCATATTGAATCAAAGTTGATTAAGAAAGAACTCGAAATTcctgaagaatttgaagagtttgaaattcaattttgcaatttatag
- the ATG1 gene encoding serine/threonine protein kinase ATG1 (similar to Saccharomyces cerevisiae ATG1 (YGL180W); ancestral locus Anc_8.141), with product MSENKEVMIINGEYTMEKEIGKGSFATVYKGYRTADKSQHIAIKAVSRSKLKNKKLLENLEIEIAILKKIKHPHIVGLMDCERTATDFYLVMEYCALGDLTFLIRRRKELMENHPLLATVFEKYPPPNEHHNGLHRAFVINYLQQLASSLKFLRSKNLVHRDIKPQNLLLATPLVGYHDAKSFHDLGFVGIYNLPILKIADFGFARFLPNTSLAETLCGSPLYMAPEILNYQKYNAKADLWSVGTVLYEMACGKPPFKASNHLELFKKIKRANDAIIFPSQCEVEKDLKDLICSLLTFDPNNRIGFAEFFENKLVNENLSRYEIDEDLPDLENKSKDVIESNMFVSEYLTKQSNKSAHIGNQYKALATVNSGSTGSSITKNSSGPNDINSPASPRSATENTHDQTHAMHRKVSTEKSKRIDSGSDLMLEKEYVVIEKKSVEVNALADEFAQAGSHSVAFQQNHQQVNQLKQGPGKTSSNSSSNNGVTTVQQTQPLQQQQAQFLRNRNSRSSSSSSTYRRPSLVDRRLSITSLNPSNALSRALGIASTRLFGGGTSNDTQQQASNTSSPNYKSSLLNAKVFQDLTENIILRVEHLHDEQPQKVDNNSIVQVLETLSAKAFVIFSYAEVKFSQIVPLPLSFGKRLSNGSCAIEEEEEEEEADYLMKRQNVRKRDNNSGFSQQTFGSNDLPVAELRHLSTEATILYMKSLSILAKAMQITSTWWYESQEKVFSLRLNLLIQWIREKFNECLEKADFLRLKLDELRKNEAIERTYTSEVKDAEKNESSDSKSHHHVYDESDSDLGDPVYVEKILYDRALEISKTAAQLEIQGEHLSNCELAYATSLWMLETLLDDSIAEESYNEIEMVNTGILDDQDKKIIRKYIDSIANRLKALRQKING from the coding sequence ATGTCGGAAAACAAGGAAGTGATGATAATAAACGGTGAGTACACGATGGAGAAGGAGATTGGGAAGGGTTCTTTTGCCACAGTATATAAAGGGTATCGAACTGCAGACAAAAGTCAGCATATAGCGATCAAGGCTGTATCACGTTCTAAACTTAAGAACAAGAAGCTGCTGGAAAATTTAGAGATTGAGATAgccattttgaagaagattaaACATCCTCATATTGTCGGACTTATGGACTGCGAAAGAACAGCAACAGATTTTTACTTGGTAATGGAATACTGTGCTTTAGGTGATCTGACTTTCTTGATAAGAAGGAGGAAAGAACTGATGGAAAATCATCCTTTACTAGCGacagtatttgaaaaataccCACCACCCAATGAACATCATAATGGCCTTCATAGAGCGTTCGTCATTAACTATTTGCAGCAGTTAGCATCATCTTTAAAGTTTTTAAGGTCAAAGAATTTGGTTCATAGAGATATCAAACCACAAAATCTACTACTGGCTACACCACTAGTTGGATATCATGACGCGAAAAGTTTCCATGATTTAGGATTTGTGGGGATCTATAATTTACCGATCTTAAAAATTGCTGATTTTGGCTTTGCCAGATTCTTACCGAATACGTCCTTAGCTGAAACTTTATGTGGCTCACCTCTTTATATGGCGCCTGAAATATTAAActatcaaaaatataatgCAAAGGCCGATCTATGGTCAGTCGGTACGGTCCTATATGAAATGGCATGTGGTAAACCACCTTTCAAAGCCTCCAATCATCTGgaattattcaagaaaatcaagagagCCAACGACGCTATCATTTTCCCCTCCCAGTgcgaagttgaaaaagatttgaaggatTTAATATGCTCTTTGTTAACTTTCGATCCAAATAATAGGATTGGatttgctgaattttttgagaatAAATTGGTCAACGAGAATCTCTCTCGctatgaaattgatgaagatcTACCAGATTTAGAGaataaatcaaaagatGTCATTGAAAGCAACATGTTTGTCTCTGAATATTTGACTAAACAATCGAATAAAAGTGCTCATATCGGAAATCAATACAAAGCGTTGGCGACAGTGAATAGTGGTTCCACGGGAAGTTCCATTACCAAAAACAGTAGTGGTCCCAACGATATTAATAGTCCGGCATCGCCTAGAAGTGCAACAGAGAATACACATGACCAGACACACGCGATGCACAGAAAAGTCTCAACCGAAAAgtcaaaaagaattgattcAGGCTCAGATTTAATGCTAGAGAAGGAATACGTTGTCAtagagaagaaaagtgtCGAAGTGAATGCATTAGCCGACGAATTCGCACAGGCAGGCAGCCATTCCGTTGCTTTCCAACAAAATCACCAGCAGGTGAATCAACTCAAGCAAGGTCCTGGAAAAACATCATCAAATAGCAGTAGCAATAACGGCGTTACTACGGTGCAGCAAACTCAACCCttacagcaacagcagGCGCAGTTTTTAAGAAAcagaaattcaagaagCTCAAGCAGTAGTAGTACCTACCGCCGACCTTCGCTTGTTGATCGTAGATTATCGATAACATCTTTAAATCCTTCAAATGCTCTGTCGAGAGCATTGGGTATCGCATCAACTAGATTGTTTGGTGGTGGAACATCAAACGATACACAGCAACAAGCTTCAAATACTTCTTCTCCCAATTATAAATCATCGTTACTGAATGCAAAGGTTTTCCAGGATTTGACTGAAAACATTATTTTGCGTGTCGAGCATCTTCATGACGAACAACCTCAAAAAGTAGACAACAATTCTATTGTACAGGTATTAGAGACGCTATCAGCAAAAGCATTTGTTATATTTTCTTATGCTGAAGTGAAGTTTTCCCAAATTGTTCCATTGCCGTTATCATTTGGAAAACGGTTGAGCAATGGCAGCTGTGCCatagaggaagaagaagaagaagaagaagctgaTTACTTGATGAAGCGTCAAAATGTGAGGAAAAGAGATAATAATTCAGGTTTTTCTCAGCAAACATTTGGATCAAACGATCTACCAGTCGCCGAATTGCGCCACTTATCTACTGAAGCGACTATACTTTATATGAAATCACTCTCCATTCTGGCAAAGGCAATGCAAATTACGTCAACTTGGTGGTATGAATCTCAGGAAAAGGTTTTTTCATTGCGtttgaatttattgatTCAATGGATAAGAGAGAAGTTCAATGAATGTTTAGAAAAAGCAGATTTTTTAAGGTTGAAATTGGATGAGTTGAGGAAAAATGAAGCGATTGAAAGAACTTATACTTCGGAGGTCAAAGATGCGGAGAAAAATGAGAGCAGTGATAGCAAGTCTCATCATCACGTGTATGATGAGAGTGATTCAGACCTTGGTGATCCAGTCTATGtggaaaaaatcttgtATGATCGTGCTTTGGAGATTTCTAAGACTGCTGCGCAACTGGAAATACAAGGCGAACATCTCAGTAACTGCGAGCTTGCTTATGCGACGTCCCTGTGGATGTTAGAAACGTTGTTGGATGATTCGATTGCAGAAGAATCCTACAATGAGATTGAAATGGTTAATACGGGGATTTTAGATGATCAGGACAAAAAGATTATCAGGAAATATATAGATAGTATTGCCAATCGTTTGAAGGCATTGAGACAGAAAATCAATGGCTAG
- a CDS encoding putative hydroxyacid dehydrogenase (similar to Saccharomyces cerevisiae YGL185C; ancestral locus Anc_8.146) — translation MGNPTIVFIAEPNKSSKILNSKAFNDSFNLIYYQLSSKEDFLNFLNEHANNNIQAIYGGYPQFTPIGGLTKSMIEDSRFPTKTLKCIAVCSRGYNGIDIDALNQADIQLYNYQDSKLDPPMKLDQVGNDVADCVLWHTLEGFRKFSKQQNQLLSDKDTLIARAQLANKQKSYAFGHEFVAINSTWMARSPRGEKCLILGLGSIGKQIGLKIQFGLGMQVHYSKRKESVEIKKSHHWNYHPLDKSLYEKLKMFKLIVVALPGTAETKDLINADFLTHCDGPNLVLINIGRGSIVNMHDVTMALQNGQLRHFGADVFANEPIVDDIFTEHDFFTSITPHTGSSTQEVFYQSCELALSKITSACLIPENTTPQ, via the coding sequence ATGGGTAATCCTACGATAGTGTTCATTGCAGAACCAAATAAAAGTTCGAAGATTTTAAATAGTAAAGCATTCAATGACTCATTTAATCTGATTTATTATCAATTGAGCAGCAAAGAAGATTTCCTCAATTTTCTTAATGAACATGCGAATAATAATATTCAAGCTATTTATGGTGGTTATCCTCAATTCACACCAATAGGCGGATTAACAAAATCTATGATTGAAGATTCTCGTTTTCCAACCAAAACTTTAAAGTGTATCGCAGTTTGTTCTAGAGGTTATAATGGTATTGATATTGATGCATTAAATCAGGCAGATATACAACTTTATAATTATCAGGATTCAAAACTTGATCCTCCAATGAAACTAGATCAAGTTGGTAATGATGTGGCAGATTGCGTTCTTTGGCACACATTAGAAGGCTTTAGAAAATTCTCCAAACAACAAAATCAGTTACTCTCTGATAAAGACACGCTTATCGCAAGGGCACAGTTAGCTAACAAGCAAAAATCATACGCATTTGGGCACGAGTTTGTGGCTATTAATTCTACATGGATGGCTAGATCGCCAAGAGGTGAAAAATGCTTGATCTTGGGTCTTGGGTCCATTGGCAAACAAATTGGATTGAAGATTCAGTTTGGCTTAGGTATGCAAGTTCACTACTCCAAGAGAAAGGAAAGTGTCGAGATTAAAAAAAGTCACCACTGGAATTATCATCCCCTAGACAAGTCACTATATGAGAAACTCAAAATGTTCAAGCTTATAGTCGTTGCCCTACCGGGCACAGCGGAAACAAAAGATCTTATCAATGCGGACTTTTTAACTCATTGTGACGGACCTAATCTTGTGCTCATAAATATTGGACGAGGATCAATTGTTAATATGCATGATGTTACCATGGCCTTACAAAATGGTCAACTAAGGCACTTTGGTGCAGATGTTTTTGCGAACGAGCCCattgttgatgatattttcaCAGAACatgattttttcaccaGTATCACTCCTCATACAGGAAGCAGTACGCAAGAAGTTTTCTATCAGAGTTGCGAACTGGCCCTATCGAAGATTACATCTGCTTGTTTGATACCTGAAAATACTACCCCACAATAA
- the STR3 gene encoding cystathionine beta-lyase STR3 (similar to Saccharomyces cerevisiae STR3 (YGL184C); ancestral locus Anc_8.145), which translates to MVKDFKQSLTTGLVSNLETKDKHGASIHPLYLSTTFKVDLDRDDQAYDYSRSGNPTRSLLQLQIGKLYEVPQEQVLAVSSGMTALDSIFRGIVLSKATHVPTIIAGDDLYGGSDRLLAYFDSRCHSRAVHVDTSDFDRFRTVFQSLDKVDAVLLESPTNPMCKVVDLPRIFKFIKQNSPSTHIIVDNTMMCGMNCNPIKLGADVVYESATKYLNGHHDIMAGVIVTKTPELAKQIYFVTNAVGSGLSPMDSWLLIRGLKTLSVRLYQQQYNSMILAKWLQDCCGFKPTAKNPRLKTRYVGLKSNPQFELHKSFNSGPGAVLAFETGSAVLSQRIVASKAFKVWYVTLSFGCINSVLSLPGKMSHASIDPEVRKQREFPEDIVRLCVGIEDIVDLQKDLLNAMIEADVLELQDNDKCIFNKLNGHKALNTIGEVGSQKRSIYDEFYGQDLIAKDNKINNRLLKL; encoded by the coding sequence ATGgttaaagatttcaaacagTCGTTGACAACAGGCTTGGTCTCTAACCTGGAAACCAAGGATAAGCATGGAGCATCTATCCACCCGTTGTATTTGTCCACGACCTTCAAGGTGGATTTAGATAGGGACGACCAGGCATATGATTACTCTAGGTCGGGTAACCCGACCAGATCACTTTTGCAGCTGCAAATCGGCAAACTGTATGAGGTTCCTCAGGAACAGGTGCTTGCAGTGAGCAGCGGGATGACGGCTTTAGACTCGATTTTTCGCGGGATTGTGCTCTCGAAGGCTACGCACGTCCCCACGATAATAGCCGGTGATGACTTATATGGTGGATCGGACCGTTTGCTAGCTTACTTTGACTCGAGATGCCATTCTCGTGCGGTTCATGTGGACACTTCAGATTTTGACAGATTTAGAACAGTTTTCCAGTCCTTGGACAAAGTCGATGCTGTACTGTTGGAGTCTCCAACGAACCCCATGTGCAAAGTGGTTGACTTGCCAAGAATCTTCAAGTTTATTAAGCAGAACTCTCCATCCACGCACATTATTGTTGATAACACAATGATGTGCGGTATGAACTGCAATCCGATTAAACTGGGAGCCGATGTGGTTTATGAATCTGCAACGAAATACTTGAATGGGCACCACGATATTATGGCTGGGGTCATTGTTACAAAAACACCAGAACTGGCAAAACAGATTTATTTTGTCACTAACGCTGTTGGTTCAGGATTGTCTCCCATGGATTCTTGGCTGCTGATTCGTGGGTTAAAAACTCTAAGCGTCAGATTATATCAACAGCAGTACAATTCGATGATTCTGGCAAAATGGTTGCAGGACTGCTGCGGTTTCAAACCCACTGCTAAAAACCCAAGATTAAAGACAAGATATGTTGGTTTAAAATCAAATCCCCAATTCGAGTTGCATAAGTCTTTCAACAGCGGGCCTGGTGCCGTGTTAGCCTTTGAAACTGGTTCTGCGGTACTATCCCAACGGATTGTCGCTTCGAAAGCCTTCAAAGTTTGGTATGTTACTCTTTCATTTGGTTGTATTAATTCTGTTTTATCATTACCGGGTAAGATGTCTCACGCTTCAATTGATCCAGAAGTCAGAAAGCAACGTGAATTTCCAGAAGATATTGTTAGGCTCTGTGTTGGTATTGAAGATATAGTagatcttcaaaaagatttgcTGAATGCAATGATTGAAGCAGACGTACTAGAGTTACAGGATAATGACAAAtgtattttcaataagttGAATGGACATAAGGCTTTGAACACTATTGGTGAAGTTGGAAGTCAAAAGCGAAGCATTTATGATGAATTTTATGGCCAAGATTTAATTGCGAAGGacaacaaaataaataacCGATTACTGAAATTGTAA
- a CDS encoding type I glyceraldehyde-3-phosphate dehydrogenase, producing the protein MMLQTHEQIYVGINGFGRIGRLVLRAALSHPEVSVKLINNPSTTPEYAAYLFKYDSTHGRYAGSVSYDETSITVTPPPTDEGSRVSQKIIFTREREPENIPWQSQGVDYVIDATGIFKELESAARHQNVRRIIVTAPSNTAPMYVYGVNHNQYDPKKDFVVSNASCTTNCLAPLMKCLDDNFTIEDALMTTVHATTASQKTVDGTSSGGKDWRGGRSCQGNIIPSSTGAAKAVTKILPNLNGKITGMSIRVPTINISLIDLTFRTRRDTSYEEIINTLEHHANTDLKGILGVTHEALVSSDFISDPRSSIVDSLAGIELNKNFFKICSWYDNEFGYSSRVVDLLMHIARTDVELKGSSA; encoded by the coding sequence ATGATGTTGCAAACGCACGAACAGATATATGTTGGTATCAATGGATTTGGGCGTATCGGTAGACTTGTTTTGCGCGCAGCGCTGTCCCATCCAGAGGTTTCCGTGAAGCTGATCAATAATCCATCAACAACTCCAGAATACGCTGCTTACCTCTTCAAATACGATTCTACTCATGGAAGATATGCAGGTTCTGTAAGCTATGATGAAACATCAATCACCGTAACCCCCCCTCCGACTGATGAAGGCAGTCGCGTTTCGCAGAAAATCATTTTCACCCGCGAAAGAGAACCTGAGAATATTCCTTGGCAGTCTCAAGGTGTTGACTATGTCATTGATGCTACGggtattttcaaagagttgGAAAGTGCTGCAAGACATCAGAATGTTAGACGCATTATTGTTACAGCACCTTCTAATACAGCACCAATGTATGTTTACGGAGTAAATCATAATCAGTatgatccaaaaaaagactTTGTTGTGTCCAATGCTTCCTGTACTACGAATTGCCTAGCTCCCTTAATGAAGTGTCTGGACGATAATTTTACCATCGAAGATGCTCTTATGACAACAGTTCATGCCACCACAGCTTCTCAAAAAACAGTCGATGGTACTTCAAGTGGCGGCAAGGATTGGAGGGGTGGCAGGTCATGCCAAGGCAATATTATTCCATCATCAACCGGCGCTGCCAAAGCTGTTACAAAGATTTTACCAAATTTAAATGGAAAAATCACTGGTATGTCGATAAGAGTCCCCACTATCAACATATCTTTGATCGACTTAACTTTTCGGACCAGAAGGGATACTTCATAtgaagaaataataaataCGCTCGAACATCATGCCAATACAGATCTGAAAGGTATATTAGGCGTTACCCACGAGGCATTGGTATCTTCTGATTTTATTTCGGATCCTAGATCGTCAATTGTAGATTCTTTGGCTGGAATCGAACtgaataaaaatttcttcaagatCTGTAGCTGGTACGATAATGAATTTGGGTATTCTTCAAGGGTAGTCGATCTATTAATGCACATAGCCCGCACAGATGTGGAACTGAAAGGCTCCTCAGCttga
- the GTS1 gene encoding Gts1p (similar to Saccharomyces cerevisiae GTS1 (YGL181W); ancestral locus Anc_8.142), with protein MAYGKGFAMDSKEVERELTALVNLPENANRCGECGSLFPTWCSINLGVFLCGRCASVHRRILDPDREGEGEGEGEGEVAWSNVKSLSLHRWRAKDLQNLSRSGGNKRNKEIWNSKKQPFPFDGDEDKLQVEHFIRDKYILGKFRFDPIDPAEYGNTNKMSRSDKIRDKVRSNSFGGSRTRSREGFSSYGSSDNLPSLSGRRARDYELSRYAKQLRQMKEMGFNDVDSNAEAVSLAHGDINKAMDILQRYDSRPSRNRRSESSLSNSRTNLSSGEFDSHFGSQENINSSANSDANPPLPRRRPKTAGPQPALFDGLNESGPMLTGGQRPLQPQPAVFDGFDGFAPQQYYDPSTGIIYVDEQQQQQLQQAQLQQQLQMDQQLQLQQQLQQQQHLQLQQQQQQQLQMAQQQQIAQQQQQPYIDKNALMSLYQRPDMYSSPVELQADQPQHQEIMQLRQQQMLLTQQQQQQQQQQQQQQQQQQQQQQQQQQQQQAFQGFY; from the coding sequence ATGGCATACGGTAAAGGGTTTGCTATGGATAGTAAAGAGGTTGAACGGGAACTCACCGCTCTTGTGAATTTACCTGAAAATGCAAACAGATGTGGAGAATGCGGAAGCCTATTTCCCACATGGTGTTCGATAAACTTGGGCGTGTTTCTGTGTGGTAGGTGTGCCTCAGTACATAGAAGAATCCTCGATCCCGATCGTGAAGGTGAAGGTGAAGGCGAAGGCGAAGGCGAAGTTGCGTGGTCCAACGTCAAATCATTATCGTTACATCGTTGGAGGGCAAaagatttgcaaaatctGTCAAGAAGCGGAGGAAATAAGCGCAACAAAGAAATTTggaattcaaagaaacagCCATTCCCATTTGATGGTGATGAGGATAAACTGCAAGTTGAGCATTTCATTCGAGACAAGTATATATTGGGCAAGTTCAGGTTTGACCCAATAGATCCCGCAGAGTACGGTAATACAAATAAAATGAGTAGGTCGGATAAGATCCGGGACAAAGTTCGTAGCAATAGTTTTGGAGGAAGCAGAACCAGATCAAGAGAAGGTTTCAGTTCTTATGGGTCAAGTGATAATCTTCCAAGCCTAAGTGGCCGTCGGGCAAGAGATTATGAATTGAGCAGGTATGCTAAACAATTAAGGCAAATGAAGGAAATGGGGTTCAACGATGTCGACAGTAACGCTGAGGCGGTTTCTTTAGCTCATGGTGATATAAACAAAGCAATGGATATCCTGCAGCGGTATGATTCGAGGCCTAGTCGGAACCGCAGAAGTGAGAGCTCGTTATCTAATTCCAGAACAAACCTGTCGTCAGGGGAGTTCGACTCTCACTTCGGTTCGCaggaaaatatcaattcGAGTGCAAACTCAGATGCGAATCCGCCATTGCCAAGAAGACGCCCAAAGACCGCAGGTCCGCAACCTGCTCTCTTTGATGGTTTGAATGAAAGCGGACCAATGCTAACTGGTGGTCAGAGGCCGCTGCAACCACAGCCGGCTGTATTTGATGGATTTGACGGTTTCGCACCTCAACAGTACTACGATCCCTCCACAGGAATTATCTACGTTGACgagcaacagcagcaacaattACAACAAGCACAACTACAGCAGCAACTACAGATGGATCAACAACTACAGCTACAACAACAAttgcagcagcagcaacacCTCCAActacaacagcagcagcagcagcagctaCAAATGGctcaacagcagcaaatagctcaacagcagcaacagccTTATATCGACAAGAATGCCCTGATGTCACTGTATCAGCGCCCTGATATGTACTCTAGCCCAGTGGAGCTTCAAGCAGATCAGCCGCAGCATCAGGAGATCATGCAATTACGGCAGCAGCAAATGCTCCTGAcgcaacaacagcaacagcaacagcaacagcaacagcaacagcaacagcaacaacaacaacaacaacaacaacaacaacaacaacaacaggCCTTCCAAGGCTTCTATTAG